The window AGCTGGCTCAGATTCGTTCAGACTCAATCAGTTTAACACCACGAGTCAAACCCGTCTTAGCCAAGTTTGGCTGATTCACCTTTGGCTCAGGAGCTTGACTTGACCCTCAGTTACTGGGTCTTAAATTCATTGCAGGCCAGGCCTGGGTTATTCTTGGTCTAAAAAGCAGGGCTTAAgccaaagaaaataattaaataattaagatTTAAAATAGTTTAATCTAAGAATTTTATCACGTGATATCTTCCATCCATGATGTCTCATTGTAGAAATGGTTTAAATCATCGAaacaaaaaatcatatccaacggATCTCTTTAAATTGTACATGGAACCGTTCACAATGGTCTCTTTAGGTGGTCCTTTTGTTTTgtatagagttgtacatgagttgaacttAGTCAACCTTGACACAACTTatctcggctcggccactagctagcTAATCCCAACTCCAACTAGGCTCTACTTGGCCCGATTCTCGTGCCTGACTAGCCAACTCAGCTTAGTTCAGTCAGCAACTTGGACcattttgagccaagttcgagcccaTGCGATATTTTGTCAAACATAGAGCGCATATTCAATttttcacataatgcaaaacagtaacaatagtatgtaggtatttcatcaaacattcagtggacatcatcaaaatcataatttAAGGACAATTTTATAATGCAAAgtttttttttagtgatttgtttcatatccattcttttccttgccactagccaatccAACCAAGAATGTATACACCTAAAACAACACTTCAtaaagtcatttcatcaaacactaggtGAGCagtatcaatatcaaaataactgagtcaccgagctgattcaattcgagttgaggttcgatcctcgaaattttttcaagctaaaaaaaaaaaacatctcaaCCCCGCttgaacttagtttcgaaccgagtGAATCGAACTTTTTCGAATCGAGTCAAGCAAGCtcaccgagctaactcagttcatgtacaactctagtttTGTACAATGATTGCGTACTTTATGGCTTGTtcgggagcgtggatttggaacccctggatttggaatcctcccaatgtgtttggcaccttgaatTTAATCCcaatatatttataggggtttaaaattaattactaaattaacttcaatatctctaattagtgtatgtatgtttgacacaatggttgtaataagcctgctgaaatatacacatactttgcctgaaaatgatgaaattcctagtctctgatgggccacaagcacatgaTCACGTCCAACTGACTAGCCAactatttttaaccattgatttacatggacaatatttggaagCACAAATTAtcttattaaagtaattatagtgatgcaattgataatctaattgttttgggatattatCAGTGGGTCATGTGCCTGATAGATTAGTAGcccagtgacacacatgttacacatgcaactcttgtaataattttagatgtaatccaagctcctatgttggatttcaaacccttctttgagaggatttgaaatcccctgaaTTTGAAACTCCCCGTTACTTTTTGGTGCCAAACATACCAGGGGATTTGAAGTCCCCTTAAATCCATGGTGCAAGACGACCCCTTAAGATTGCACAGTGACAATGGGCCATTCGGCCACCTAGCTTAGATTTCAAGCCCACTTGGCCATACATGGTTGGGCTTCCTAGGTGGGCCGACTTTTCAAGCccattcttaaaaagaaaataaaagaaaaataaaaaaagaaaatctaaagggGAAGAATATGTGGGCGTGTGAAAAGGTGACAGCACAAGGTTGCGTGATTTTGGGGGCTTGCTAATGCGGTTCTATCATTGCAAATCTAATGCATATGGAACATTGAGTATTTAAATAAAACAGCTTTGCTAAGCACTCATGTGTGTGCATGTTAGCTAGTCCACATCCGCACGttacaagatccaagccatccatcatgcgggtccCACCCTGAATATCCTTGGAGCAAAAATCAGGCCTGTTCACTTCCGAGGTTACGGGCAGCTTAAGAAATAAATGGGcagctttaaaaaaatgaaaaaaaaaaaattaaaaatttggcCCAAATGCTACCATGCCATCGGACTATTTCTAAaattgtagtggggcccacctgaaaagtggatgatgtagagcgggtcgtggacagtttcatggccaagatggatcagaaaaggcccagccGACGActaaagtgatccagaccgtcagaccttaaattgggcgtatctcgcaatccggaatgagttatcggacgtaaaatatatgatatcggggtagaacaagctactttagccacccaacctgcttCGCCGGAtggcgcaagccggatttgcaaaatagcatcagatcgatggtcgtttccctattttaattccgtttttattataaatagtaagttttagtttgattataactcttcatctgttgggctttaggagttatgcCCACGTGAGAAGTGCttataataattaggagaacagcttggtgatgccaaataggacactatttttggccgaaaatctTGCGccctagtagacatcacgaccgtctacatttatattaagttgtgAATtctgggagttttagttgtagtttaattctgatttctctcccattgatCAGTATCCCTATTGAAAGGGTTGCtttaattcattcatcaatcaaattatgaattttataaattttatttttatttttcttgcttttttcctcCTGGATTCGAGAAgtgtctgtgaggagtccagagaagctccggggattcagagtagttatccttgaggaagacggtgatcgacctcgtcatgttcatccctgcacgACAGTGGACCAACCTATTTTTTAGGCCGAATCACCTACATGGGCAGACCCATCTAATGGACAGCTTGGAAAGAAAATGACAACTAATACCGGCAAGGTTTCTTATTTTCAAACGTGTTATTCAGGttttgtgggcccatttggatgcactatcaaattggaTTGCAAATTGTTAGTAAAATAAAAGCATAAACAACCAAATTTTAATATCCTTTCCTATTCACATTAACTGCAGTTGTTTTGCTTTCAAGTTGATCTCCAAAAGAATttaaatgtaattgcaatttttgGGGGGGCAACTTATCAAAGTAGAAGAAACTATCAATGATAATGCTCATTTCTTCATCCTCGCCCTTTCAATTCCCTTGTGCTTCtaaatgcattttttttaatgcacacaccctcacacccacaaacaccacaatgggtactcggacccatgaccttagtgttgaaactcactAAACCATGACTAAAGACCCAAATGCATTGTGTGCTTACAAGTTATTTCCTTTGCACACCCAAATGCTTGCAATTcatttcacttgtgcatccaaacaggtcACGCAATTCATTTCACTTGTGTTTCCAAATGCAATAGGCTAGGCTAAGGTTGGTCCTAGCACGACCCTCATGCCTTTAAGCTTAAGCTAGGCCCTGATAGGCTAAAGAGGGCTTGGCCAAGCTTACAGCTGAGCTAGGGCTAACCTTGTAAGTTAAAGATAAGTTACATGTATGCTATGTGTAAAATCGATGTGTATTATTCATTACACTTTATCATATTATCAAagttcttcattatttttattatatagtCTATATTACTAATAACAATAGCGTAGCAGAAATAGAATGGGCTGAGCTATTCGTCATTGGTCCTGACTCAACCTAACCCTAGGTATGGCAGAATAATTGGTGCCAACTCTTAATTTTCATTAAgtaaaaagtggggcccaccaactacTATGGAGGTAGCGGGTCTCACTTTATGAGCATGTCAAATCTAAATCATGATCTAGTGGTGATCATACTATTCACACTGTCCGTGCTCTGGATGGTTTCATATGTTGTTTCAATGCACATAAATTATTAATCTGAATGTAATTAAAAATAGACTAATGACAAAAACAAATATTCCCAGCATATAACTAAAATGCGTGCACTTGGATCAATAAACGGGTGAATATATTATAAAGATGATATCAAGAAACTCAGAGGGGGTGTGGATTTATGTTGCTTTTCTAAAGACTATTTGCGCTCGATTCTTAACTCTAGTAACTGATCTGGATCTCCTGCAATGAAATGCTTTTGGGATACACCTATTAACAAGGAACGGATGACTCAGAACACCGAACACCAAGCGGTTGATGCTCACAATATCTTAACtcaggaaaaaaatgaaaaattttccaaagaaaaacaaagataaattTTTGGAAAGATTGCTTGTTCTGTGATCATTGATTAGGTTTTTCCGAAACTTACTGTTTTTAGTGAAACGTAGGGCTTTCATAGGGGACACCTGCCAATACCTAGCACAACCAACGTAAACATTAGTTTCTGCAAACAGTCACGACACTGATGCAAAGAAGTGCAACATGTTGTAGTAATAGACTaggtaaaaaggagaaaaaaattgaaaaaataaaataaaataaaataaaaagtatcATGTAAACAAGCTCAAGACCAAGCTTTGTTAGGCACGCATGACACTGCGGGCTAGGCAAGCGGGAGCGCATGTGTGGTTTAAGACAGcatactcaagagcttaacacgAGTTTCAACATACTCCTCTATATAAAAGAGAAAAAGTTCTCATTTCTCTCCAATGTAGAAGTATTCCTACGCGCAAAATTCAAAGAAAATTGAAAGCACTTTTCTCTAACAACTCTCTTttagttttattatttttttaaaaatatgaaacTAAACCAGCAATATATACCTACTCGACTAGGGTTGTCAACAGGTAGTGTCTAGATCGGGTCCAACAGTGTCCATACTTGGGCTATCCGGCTTCAATTCTGGACGTATCTAGTTTCTTTCAGTCTCAGGTCTAGATCTCAAGTATGGGACCAAGATCTGATTGGTTTTGGATACCATCTGGTACCTATCGGGTCCATTGATTGGTTGGGCCCACCCGATGGATAGAGTAGATCTTACGCACACATCTCACTTTGAAATGCGAGTATGTAAAATTTTACTATTAAAACGGACCAAACTTGGATCTGATCTGACTTAATCCAATCCAactttaattgatccatcatatGCAACGGGTCTGAACCCGACTAAATCCAATTTTAACGGGTCCAAAATATGATACCCAAACCAACCCTATTTGTTGACAGGTCGGATAATTGAGTCGAGCTTGTTAAAATTAGGTCGGGTCCGTTGGGTACCCGCATATCTCCGTATCCATCAATGGCCCTAAGTTCGATCCTTACGCTTCCGTTAAAATGGTAACAGATCCAATACTGTAACGAGGAGAACTTTGgtacaccaagatgggccccacatgcagctAATTGCACACCTTTTTCACTACAACTAGCGTCATGTGATTGAGACCTTACAACTATTTCTAAATGCACCTAGctggtatgtgggccccacaattatttGTAAATGCATCTAgctgggatgtggggcccactgctgctGTATATGTCCTGCATCCAACCACCCCAACATGATTGCTCCGTGATCAAAATGAGATGCCTCAAAAAAAGTCAAGCTGATCCTCCAACCATTTCGTGGGAGGCCACGTGAATTGGGAGCTGATTAGGTGGGATCGGTCTCACCCAAGATGTtgcagcccttactgtggggctcaccttgatgcatatattctatatccaggccgtccatccattttagaagattattttagatcatgaacccaaaaatgaaggagattcaattctcaagtggaccataccataggaaacaatggtgattacaCCCCCTctcattaaaagcttcctagacTTACTGTAATATttaatttaagtttattttccatccaacctattgataagttcacataaacatggatgaatgaaaaaacaaaaaacaaaaaaacaaaacaaaacaaacatcaactttatacaaaacttttgtgtcccattaatggtcaatcaccactgtttcatacggtgtcatccacctgataattggatctgcttcatctttggTTTCATGCtctaaaaaaatcttgaaaattggatgaacggtgtagatatagaatatatatatcaaggtgggctccatgttaAGGGCCGCACCTGATCTGCTCCCATGTGAATTTGGGTGCCATCATCTTCAAAAACTATGTGAATTTTGAGGCCTTTTATGTTGTCCACTGTTTTTAATCATGTGAATGTGACCGACGTCATTTTTGGTTCAATATAAACTTTGGGCCATCCTAATTTAATGGTGGGGCAATcttgttggatggattggatgacatacacacaccatggtggcctcacaTCAGGTAGTTGCATGGCTGTTTCTCCTACAACTGGTTGTGTGGGAGACCTTATGAGTTATGTAGTTAGTCAATAGACACTGGAACTTGGGAGACAGATAGACCATAAAACAAAAGAGACCTCCTGGCGTGCGTTCATGCTAGTTACCTCCCACACCAAGAGCCATGAGGgtactttcatgagatccacatcgtccatccggtCTACTGCCTCATGTTCACCCTgcaacccaaaaatcatgaccatccagATCTCAGATAAGCCACGCCCTAGGAAAAAGTTGGGTTCGGATACCCACTATTAattttgagtggggcccaccatagtatttatatGGCATTGATGTGCCACATCAGGACTacagtattccaaaactcaggtggcccacctgagtgttgaatcagcttgatttttagaATGATTGCCAAATAAGGGATGACgtgcctgatggacggcttggatttcatgCACGTTAAATATGTACCTGCGCAAGGTGTATGTAAACCTTTCTATACACCTGTTTGCATTTGGACATGTTTCTATCAACATCACCGATCAAGACCGTCGGTGGGTTCAGTCCACTGTTCATCCAACACTACTCAAAAATTTACGGTCAGATTGTCAATCTGTAGTTCTAAACACCCGTGATTGGACCTATCTTCTGCAAATGATTTTGTCTGTTCATTTTTTCATGCCAGCTACTTTATGGTTTAAATCATCAAATCAGTATGATTTCCACAAGGCAGCCTATCAAGGGATGAATGAatctaatgaacggtccagataggtgatgAAAATGTCAACAAGTCCCAGTGAAATTAGGTGAGCCTTTATCaataatcagatgggccacaggaACAAAGTTATGGACGGTTTAACCCCCAAGGTCTCATTCGACTTATATATGTGGCATGAGTAAATTCATCAGCCTGATTTTCTCTACTGGCCATCGAAATGCTTGGCCCGCCTTTTGCACGGCTCGGATGCCATGCACGCTTGGTACGTGCGACGGATTGTAGCAGAAGCTAATGAGATCTCATTCCTCACCAAACCTTTATTAGCTGATCATTGTCTCCTACTCTTCTCCTATTTTAAGGAAAAGTCTTCCTTTGACTAAGAGTAAAAGGTTagatactctggaagagtgtgatggatgatacgcaggtacttagaaattacttataaattgcaTACGTGGAATAAAATAAATCCAATTTAAACTCTCATTGGGTATCAGATTCCAAAATTTATGCCTAGTTGATTACCTGACcattggacatttattggacggttaaaaatgaaagtaGGTATTATTTTTGGCAAACAGGTTATCTACtaatcaaaggttaagattgttcaaaCAAATATAATTTTGGATGGTAACTCAGCGAtgcgatggtgggtcccacaatttagtcTGTTTAATGTGAATTTATAATACACGTatcatttctaagtgcctgcgtgtcaagcatcatacgcagccagagtatcaaacaaatCCCCTTTGGTTACGTCATTTGCATTGATTCCATTCATGTGGGGGCCGTGTTTTAGTGATCTGGACTATTTGTCTGATGATATGCACCTCCGAGGGGTCTTTTTGCGTGAAttttcaagattggaagatcctaacccttcaaaaCGGTTAAGGATACGTCCATAGTCAGAGTAAGTTTGTTTAAAGATCAAAGGTCTGAAATATTCCATTCTTGGAGATTTTTTTTGGGTGTCCCATCCACGGTGGGGACCACAGTATAAACCGGTTAGATTATCAAAAAAAGTTCCCACGTGCAGGGATTCCTGAGCATGGACggactgaatttttccttcaggTTCTGCAATCGAGGGAGGAAcatgatggacggaatgaattttacatatacaacatggttgggccccaaagagcttaggtacggattggctacttcccctgccaccaccagccaatggctgatggtcggtgctctgtgggccccaccatgatttatgtgtttcatccatgccgtccatctatttttatagatcattttatttatgaaacaaagaatgaaatatatcccaatctcaaatggaccacattataggaaacagtgttgaatgaacgtcgaccgttaaaaactttttgagggccataaaagttttggatcaatctgatctttgttttttcccttcatctgggtctacatgacctaatcaacagattggatgtcaaataaacagtatattgGGCCTTTGGAggactttaatggtggatatccaatcattattgttttcctgtggtgtggtcccgcTGAGATTTATATCGCTCTCTTTTTTGtaatcaggccctaaaatgatatgtaaaaatggatgaacgtaatggatgaaacacataaatcatggtggggcccacagagcactgaccatcggTATTTTACGCGCTGCGTAAACATGGGGTGTATACGATTCCGGTCCCCACCCAACATCCCACGCATCTAAAGCCATGCACGTGTCCTCAGAACCAGTCACATGTCACTAAACCCTTTCCAGACGCGTCGATTCCCATCCCTTCCTATTTCTCTGTATCCGAAGCCTCGCAGACACACAAACagataacagagagagagagagagagagagagagagagagagagagagagatctgaaccgttgaaGGAGAGAGATGGCTGATTGGGGCGCAGTGGTAGTGGCTGTGATTCTCTTCGTGCTATTATCGCCGGGGCTTCTATTTCAGCTGCCCGCCAAGGGTAAAATGGTGGAGTTTGGTAACTTACAGACCAGCGGCATATCGATTTTGGTACACGCCCTCATCTTCTTCGGCCTCATCTCTATCTTCGTCATTGCCATTGGTGTCCACATCAACACCggttagatggacggttggatttttttttttttttcagatttgcTCAGCCCACACGCTTGTATAAGGCACACACCACCTACACACGCAAGCATAGTAGGAACACATGTGCAAGATCTAGGCCGCCCAGTCATGTGATTCCCCCACAATGTAAATGCTCTGTCCTGAAATTCGGGCCACTCGATTTCATCCTTTGCCGTCCACTTGTTTCGAACACTATGGATCATCCATACAGTGAGGCCTACCTAATGGACGGGTTAGATCTTGTACACGTGTGCTTGTGTTGGCGTGTAGATGGGTTGCTTGTAAAcgcgcgtgtgggcttagcaaacctctagaattttatttgtgtgtgtgtgtgttttgtatTAGCTAGGGTTTGGCACTCGCTCATGTGCACTGTCCTCATATGTTGACACGAGTCACACGTGTGTAAGATGGACGGCTAATCGAGCAATCCTTGTATCTAAAATCAGGTAACTATGGTCATCAGGCGGGCCAGAAATGTATGTAGAATTTGAAAATTAATCTTAACCGTTAATTTGTTTTAATaccgttgtggcccacctgctgatcATTCAGTGTATTTCATCTACATTGTTAAAATAGTGTGAGGGGAAGGAGAGGAGGGATTTGTCTGCTACTCTTGTTATTCTGTTCATTCTAATAATATATAAAGTGATATGgtttgatatttttaatttttaatttattttttattcttttgggtTTTGTGGGGACATGAAATGTCCTGATGCCCATACAATTTGCCTACGTGGAAAGCACGTGCGAGATCTGGCCGTTCATCATTTGTTGAagattggatggataggataTAATATTTCCTCTCTTGAATTGAAGAAATGAGGTGAAGTGTACATTACCATAGTCCTGccataatctggaccgtccaaattgatGATTAAttggtggatggagcataaccctGAAGTAATTTGAACAGATGATGATAGACATCTCATTTTGTTCTTGGAATTAGGACCACTCATTATTATACTTTCAACCATTAAATTTAATAACCATcatttggatggatgggattgctTGATCCCAGTGATTTTCAAGATCTACTCTATCCAAAATgtaccccacaatttggatggtccagattgatgcaCGTAAGTTCCCCATGTGAAGATGATGAGTCAGCAGCGATTTAAAagtaggtataaaaaataaaaataaaaactacaacAGGAGGCAAGCTATCGTTCCGGTTGGAATTGCGACGCTGTTATTGTCGCATCTGCCCGTTACAAACACGGATTGCATCCGGGCAGTAGATCTGAGTGGCCATCGTGATGCAtgggatatatccacaccgtttatccatttttaattatgattttatgatatatatacaaaatttaggtagatcgaaggctcaattggaccacacgatGGGGATTAAGCttttacggttgaaaacttcccggggcccacggaagttttggatcgaactgatatttgttttttcctttcattcatgcatatgtgactttataaataggttggatggaaaataaaaatcacggtgtaccataggaaagtttcaacggtgagcatcattatcacttctttctatggtgtgatccacttttaACTTGTAGCTATTTAAAATTTggattcatatcataaaatgaagaGGAGAAAtatatagacggtgtggataaaacaatgacgtttgggttttatccacaccgtccatatcattttaggatctaAGCCaagaaatgagatagatccaagacttaagtgacCACAtggtggggattaaactcttaccttTGAAAACTTGTTAGGGGCCACGGAAggtttagatcaagatgatatttgtgttttccctgccACGTGTCCGTCACGTTCCGGTGTTGGTTGCAAATGGGCTTGGGCTGGATGGCTTGCTCCGGTCGAGCACGTTTGGGTTAGGTCTGAAGTGGGCCTTGTGGGCCATGAGTTCTGATTCTCGAATGAGCTGGGCCTCTGTTTAAAGTGACTGTAGGCCTGCAAAGCGATACAGCCCAAGTTATCCTATGGCGGTGTCCAATGCGACtcgtccgagttgactcagactcgGTTGTTGACTCAAACTCGGTTATGTGAGCCGGACTCTATCAAGTTTTGCCCCACTCGGTCAAGTCAAATCATGGACTGAGTCACCCCCAACTTTGGCCAAGGCACTGCtttacggtggtacattgaatggatatacccaccatcatttgaaactattgagcctattttttggcacatgctctaaaatgatattgaaaaatgggtggacggtgtggatatagcccacacatcacggtgggacctacacaacttgctaacattgagtgaaattccatctaatctacttccaagcttttccattcttcccaaacatagagtggaattggcacacgaccggatgcaattccatcccacctaaccctttccaatgcaactggccaaacaggcccttagtcaaTAGACTTCGCTGGGCTTGAACCTAATGGAAATACTCATCGCCATTGTGTTCATGCCTTGGGAGAGTGTGGAAGCAAACTTCGAATTTGAATCAAGCATGCGAAAGATAAACGTAACAAAGCATGTATAAGAGCACATGGTTTTTATAtagaaaatttttataaaaaaaacgaCGATACAAAGCGAAAACAAATTTACCATGAAAGCAAATTATAAAAGAGTTATAAACTTACATATGCAAAAatccttgtttttttttccctccaaACTCTATAATTCACTTAGCCCTCCTTATTCTACTCTAATTCTaccattacacccatatatataatgtTACAATTGGAATATAAAATCTTTATAGAGCCTACTTTGATATGTGTGACATCTAACTTGTCCATCATTTGGAGAATGTCATGTTAGCAAATGACAAGAAAATTCATGCCAATGCAGTACTCAAGTAGGCCATCACATGGGGAAAATAGAGGAtgagatgcccaccattgaaatccttctatatccaccgtgatgtttatatatcaCATCTAACACATTCCTAGGTTGAATCCCAACAAGATCATGTGAAAAGCcatatattagcctgattcaaatcTCCTATGGGCCCAAGAAAGCTTCAATGGTAGGTATTGCACTATTCACCGCAGCTTTATTCATGCACAACGCTATTCATGCACAACAATATTCACGCGCAACAATATTCACGCGTAACAGATTTTCAAGAAAGAGGAATGATAGAGAAATGGCTGCATAATGGGCAGGGCTGCGTATCTTGAATCATTGATGTATAGCAAACCAAACTCCTATTAACTCctatattttttgtgcctcaacaccTACATttctttgtggtgtggcccacttgagaattggctCTAACTTAATTTTC is drawn from Magnolia sinica isolate HGM2019 chromosome 5, MsV1, whole genome shotgun sequence and contains these coding sequences:
- the LOC131246760 gene encoding uncharacterized protein LOC131246760 yields the protein MADWGAVVVAVILFVLLSPGLLFQLPAKGKMVEFGNLQTSGISILVHALIFFGLISIFVIAIGVHINTG